One segment of Meriones unguiculatus strain TT.TT164.6M chromosome 3, Bangor_MerUng_6.1, whole genome shotgun sequence DNA contains the following:
- the Ropn1l gene encoding ropporin-1-like protein, with translation MKSKLIHSTAHRIVPGRQGLPRAMPLPDTMFCAQQIHIPPELPDILKQFTKAAIRTQPVDVLQWSAGYFSALSRGDPLPVKDRIEMPVATQKTDTGLTQGLLKVLHKQCSHKQYVELSDLEKKWKNLCLPVEKFRALLDLDPCEEKVEWIKFLALGCSSLGGTLNSAMKNACEILTADPEGGPARIAFETFAFIYQYLSSLDPGIPVADTEAYLATLKEKSDARKNGMIGLSDFCVIRRPI, from the exons ATGAAAAGCAAGCTGATTCATAGCACAG CACACCGGATCGTCCCTGGCCGCCAAGGTCTGCCCAGAGCGATGCCGCTGCCCGACACCATGTTCTGCGCTCAGCAGATCCATATTCCCCCGGAGCTGCCTGACATCCTCAAACAGTTCACCAAGGCTGCCATCCGCACGCAGCCGGTGGACGTGCTACAGTGGTCGGCGGG GTATTTTTCAGCCCTGTCCAGAGGAGACCCACTTCCTGTAAAGGACAGAATTGAAATGCCCGTGGCCACGCAGAAGACAGACACAGGCCTGACCCAGGGACTCCTGAAAGTCCTGCACAAGCAG TGTAGCCACAAACAATATGTGGAATTATCAGATCTTGAGAAGAAGTGGAAAAATCTGTGCCTGCCAGTAGAAAAGTTCAGAGCTCTCCTGGATCTGGATCCATGTGAAGAAAAAGTGGAGTGGATAAAATTTTTAGCACTTGGATGTAGCTCCCTGGGTGGG ACACTCAATAGTGCCATGAAGAACGCCTGTGAGATCCTCACTGCAGACCCTGAGGGTGGGCCTGCTCGGATTGCATTTGAAACTTTTGCCTTCATCTACCAGTACTTGTCCTCACTGGACCCTGGAATCCCAGTCGCAGATACAGAGGCATATCTTGCCACTCTAAAAGAGAAGTC AGATGCTAGGAAGAATGGCATGATTGGACTTTCGGACTTCTGCGTTATAAGAAGGCCAATCTAG